Proteins co-encoded in one Scylla paramamosain isolate STU-SP2022 unplaced genomic scaffold, ASM3559412v1 Contig4, whole genome shotgun sequence genomic window:
- the LOC135096443 gene encoding gastrula zinc finger protein XlCGF57.1-like translates to MEGARPGNSSSSSSSSSSGSRNSLEQRATLGVRTYTCDHCGKVCSTKAAIARHVLSHASKTRLRGRSGPAEHTATHTGGRNHKCDLCGKTFVRKSHLASHILTHTGERKFQCLECGKRFIEKSSLKKHILTHTGERKFQCLECGKRFIEKSSLKKHILTHTGERKFQCLECGKRFIHKSYLNTHILTHTGERKFQCLECGKRFTQKSNLNKHILTHTGERKFQCLECGKRFTQKSDLDRHILTHTGERKFQCLECGKRFTHKSHLNRHILTHTGEKKFQCLECGKRFIQKGDLNTHILTHTGERKFQCLECGKRFIHKSHLNTHILTHTGERKFQCLECGKRFTQKSNLNKHILTHTGERKFQCLECGKRFTQKSDLDRHILTHTGERKFQCLECGKRFTHKSNLNKHILTHTGERKFQCLECGKRFTQKSDLDRHILTHTGERKFQCLECGKRFTHKSDLNRHLLTHTGERKFQCLECGKGFTHKGSLDRHILTHTGKKKRKQAKS, encoded by the coding sequence ATGGAGGGTGCAAGGccaggaaacagcagcagcagcagcagcagcagcagcagtggcagcaggaaCAGCCTGGAGCAGCGGGCGACCCTGGGCGTGAGGACCTACACTTGTGACCACTGCGGCAAAGTGTGCTCCACCAAGGCTGCCATTGCCAGACACGTCCTCTCCCATGCCAGCAAGACAAGGctgagaggcaggagtggccCCGCTGAACACACTGCCACCCACACTGGTGGCAGGAACCACAAGTGTGACCTCTGCGGGAAGACATTTGTCCGGAAGAGTCATCTTgcctcacacatcctcacccacactggggagagaaagttccagtgcctggagtgtggcaaaagatttaTTGAGAAAAGTTCCCTTAAgaaacacatcctcacccacactggggagagaaagttccagtgcctggagtgtggcaaaagatttaTTGAGAAAAGTTCCCTTAAgaaacacatcctcacccacactggggagagaaagttccagtgcctggagtgtggcaaaagatttaTCCACAAAAGttatcttaacacacacatcctcacccacactggggagagaaagttccagtgcctggagtgtgggaaaagatttacccagaaaagtaatcttaacaaacacatcctcacccacactggggagagaaagttccagtgcctggagtgtggcaaaagatttacccagaaaagtgatcttgacagacacatcctcacccacactggggagagaaagttccagtgcctggagtgtggcaaaagatttaCCCACAAAAGTCATCttaacagacacatcctcacccacactggggagaaaaagttccagtgcctggagtgtggcaaaagatttatccagaaaggtgatcttaacacacacatcctcacccacactggggagagaaagttccagtgcctggagtgtggcaaaagatttaTCCACAAAAgtcatcttaacacacacatcctcacccacactggggagagaaagttccagtgcctggagtgtgggaaaagatttacccagaaaagtaatcttaacaaacacatcctcacccacactggggagagaaagttccagtgcctggagtgtggcaaaagatttacccagaaaagtgatcttgacagacacatcctcacccacactggggagagaaagttccagtgcctggagtgtggcaaaagatttacccacaaaagtaatcttaacaaacacatcctcacccacactggggagagaaagttccagtgcctggagtgtgggaaaagatttacccagaaaagtgatcttgacagacacatcctcacccacactggggagagaaagttccagtgcctggagtgtgggaaaagatttacccacaaAAGTGATCTTAACAGACacctcctcacccacactggggagagaaagttccagtgcctggagtgtgggaaagggTTTACCCACAAGGGTTCccttgacagacacatcctcacccacactggaaagaagaagagaaaacaggcaAAATCATAG